A region of Streptomyces deccanensis DNA encodes the following proteins:
- a CDS encoding DUF4235 domain-containing protein: MSKKKKLPVAYKPVGFALGWVSGAVASAAFRKTWKLIRHEDDAPDALDRDRGWGEILLAAAVQGAIFAVVRSAVDRTGAKAIERSTGVWPAPEKGGRD; the protein is encoded by the coding sequence ATGTCCAAGAAGAAGAAGCTGCCCGTCGCCTACAAGCCGGTCGGCTTCGCGCTGGGCTGGGTGAGCGGTGCGGTGGCCTCGGCCGCGTTCCGCAAGACCTGGAAGCTGATCCGGCACGAGGACGACGCGCCCGACGCGCTGGACCGGGACCGCGGCTGGGGCGAGATCCTGCTGGCGGCGGCCGTCCAGGGCGCGATCTTCGCGGTCGTGCGCAGCGCCGTGGACCGCACGGGCGCGAAGGCCATCGAACGGTCCACCGGGGTCTGGCCGGCCCCCGAGAAGGGAGGCCGCGACTGA
- a CDS encoding cation diffusion facilitator family transporter — protein sequence MTRTPQDTEMADERGGAVLEGPGTREESGTRKESGTRKEGGTREESETREDRRTRITVLVALGANLLIAAAKTVGGLLAGSPALLSEAAHSVADSLNEVFLLAALRRSRRPADARHPFGYGKERFFWSLLAAVGIFVMGGCFSFYQAVHALTSESAESYDGYIAGIAVLGVALLSEGASLLRALHQVRRQGGVDGLRDPALRTVVAEDGTAVLGVTLAIAGMALHMVTGQVIWEASASFAIGALLVYVAYWLGRDAREQLIGVAADPEPSRKIRSLLEAQPEIDTVEALLTMQLGLDSTLVAARVDLVPGLDSEEVEQVAVRIKGSIAHVVPEADQIFLDVTEKTGPGERAGESPAATGERGGA from the coding sequence GTGACCCGGACACCACAAGACACCGAGATGGCAGACGAACGGGGCGGGGCGGTTCTCGAAGGACCGGGGACCCGTGAGGAAAGCGGGACGCGGAAGGAAAGCGGGACGCGGAAGGAAGGCGGGACACGGGAGGAGAGTGAGACGCGGGAGGACCGCAGGACCAGGATCACGGTCCTCGTCGCCCTGGGCGCCAACCTCCTGATCGCCGCGGCCAAGACCGTCGGCGGGCTCCTCGCCGGATCGCCCGCCCTCCTCTCGGAGGCCGCCCACTCGGTCGCCGACAGCCTGAACGAGGTCTTCCTCCTCGCCGCGCTGCGCCGCAGCCGCCGCCCCGCCGACGCCCGGCACCCCTTCGGCTACGGCAAGGAGCGCTTCTTCTGGTCCCTGCTGGCCGCCGTCGGCATCTTCGTGATGGGCGGCTGCTTCTCCTTCTACCAGGCCGTCCACGCCTTGACGTCCGAGAGCGCGGAGTCCTACGACGGCTACATCGCCGGTATCGCCGTCCTCGGCGTGGCCCTCCTCTCCGAGGGGGCGTCACTGCTGCGCGCCCTGCACCAGGTGCGGCGGCAGGGCGGTGTCGACGGACTGAGGGACCCGGCGCTGCGCACGGTCGTCGCCGAGGACGGCACGGCGGTCCTCGGGGTGACGCTCGCGATCGCCGGGATGGCCCTGCACATGGTCACCGGCCAGGTGATCTGGGAGGCGTCCGCCTCGTTCGCGATCGGGGCCCTGCTCGTGTACGTCGCCTACTGGCTCGGCCGGGACGCCCGGGAGCAGCTCATAGGGGTCGCGGCCGACCCCGAACCGAGCAGGAAGATCCGCTCCCTGCTGGAGGCGCAGCCCGAGATCGACACCGTCGAGGCCCTGCTCACCATGCAACTCGGCCTGGATTCGACCCTGGTGGCCGCGCGGGTGGACCTGGTCCCCGGCCTCGACAGCGAGGAGGTCGAGCAGGTCGCCGTCCGCATCAAGGGCTCCATCGCCCATGTGGTGCCCGAGGCCGACCAGATCTTCCTCGACGTGACGGAGAAGACGGGACCGGGGGAGCGGGCAGGGGAAAGCCCCGCGGCGACGGGGGAACGCGGCGGGGCCTGA
- a CDS encoding glutathione S-transferase family protein yields MSVGEGNEAYGRKAFKRSRSHFADRITADGRDGWPVEAGRYRLVVSRACPWASRAVISRRLLGLEDALSMAVADPIQDDRSWRFTLDPDGRDPVLGIRFLKEAYDARESDYPGGVSVPAVVDVPSGELVTNDYQRITLDLATEWADLHREGAPDLYPEALRDEIDTVMAEVYEDVNNGVYRAGFATGQEEYEEACAGVFRRLEALSERLAGQRYLVGGTITEADIRLFTTLVRFDPVYHGHFKCNRWKLAEDPVLWAYARDLFQTPGFGDTVDFDHIKRHYYQVHTGINPTAVVPLGPDLAGWLAPHGRADLGGSPFGDGTPPGPVPAAEVVAPQGRP; encoded by the coding sequence ATGAGTGTCGGTGAGGGCAACGAGGCGTACGGGCGGAAGGCGTTCAAGAGGTCCAGGAGCCACTTCGCGGACCGGATCACCGCCGACGGCCGTGACGGCTGGCCGGTGGAGGCGGGCCGTTACCGGCTGGTGGTCAGCCGGGCCTGCCCCTGGGCGAGCCGGGCGGTGATCTCGCGGCGGCTGCTGGGCCTGGAGGACGCCCTGTCGATGGCCGTCGCCGACCCGATCCAGGACGACCGGAGCTGGCGGTTCACGCTGGACCCGGACGGCCGCGACCCGGTGCTCGGCATCCGCTTCCTGAAGGAGGCGTACGACGCGCGGGAGAGCGACTACCCGGGCGGGGTCAGCGTCCCGGCGGTCGTGGACGTGCCGAGCGGTGAACTGGTCACCAACGACTACCAGCGGATCACCCTCGACCTCGCCACCGAGTGGGCGGACCTGCATCGCGAGGGCGCGCCCGACCTGTATCCCGAGGCCCTGCGCGACGAGATCGACACGGTGATGGCGGAGGTCTACGAGGACGTCAACAACGGCGTGTACCGGGCGGGCTTCGCCACCGGGCAGGAGGAGTACGAGGAGGCCTGCGCCGGGGTGTTCCGGCGGCTGGAGGCGCTGTCGGAGCGGTTGGCGGGGCAGCGCTACCTCGTGGGCGGGACGATCACGGAGGCGGACATCCGGCTCTTCACCACCCTGGTGCGTTTCGACCCCGTCTACCACGGTCACTTCAAGTGCAACCGCTGGAAGCTGGCGGAGGACCCGGTGCTGTGGGCGTACGCCCGTGATCTCTTCCAGACCCCCGGATTCGGCGACACCGTCGACTTCGACCACATCAAGCGGCACTACTACCAGGTGCACACGGGCATCAACCCGACCGCCGTGGTGCCGCTCGGGCCGGATCTGGCGGGCTGGCTCGCCCCCCACGGGCGGGCGGATCTGGGCGGCAGCCCGTTCGGTGACGGCACGCCGCCGGGGCCGGTGCCGGCCGCCGAGGTCGTGGCCCCGCAGGGCCGTCCGTGA